A portion of the Cryptomeria japonica chromosome 5, Sugi_1.0, whole genome shotgun sequence genome contains these proteins:
- the LOC131058793 gene encoding probable L-gulonolactone oxidase 4 → MRVTVSVAMTTSIIFLVLCVSLQYFCITTLASQATCAPPPAIECKSNACDVFNYQGVWDDRGICKAQNSAWPTSEAELVQAVANAVKNKQRIKVVSKLSHSEPKLVCVGSEGLIISTQNYASVIEVNKTAMTIRVQAGALMSDVLEAAAKEGLALNAMIYWSGVSAAGVISTGAHDSGLVGKGSGVYEYVVAMRLVVPASPSQGYAKVISLTEADEELNAARLSLGTLGAISELTFALQPMYKRSISTVVKDDTDLEYEAESFLRAHEFADINWIPSHGKAVYIPIDRHPVNVPGDGLNSIIGSASSVVDIERKAADYEAIQDRADVEAICSVLINETLDLAINGSGFLNDGKRFTGYPVIGFNHHMQTSGGCQAGRYSVACTPTSILDKNETVCSWDRRIYATLYFGVELRVPVSRLPQVIKDVKRIRDLNPQKLCDMSGIFMRSIKKSDAYLGPKEDVVTLDMMNYRSRAVGTPKWNEDVYEEIEQMIIEKHGGVLHWGKSGGYLFQGLAKRATNLEKFMEVKKKFDSSGLFSNEWTDGLFGIGGGSLEIFRDGCALDKVCKCREDSHCAPQKGYFCKPGKVWKKARVCTKLN, encoded by the exons ATGCGTGTAACTGTGTCAGTTGCGATGACCACATCCATCATTTTCCTGGTCCTGTGTGTGTCGCTGCAGTACTTTTGCATAACAACGTTGGCTTCTCAGGCAACCTGTGCGCCGCCTCCTGCAATTGAATGCAAAAGCAATGCATGCGACGTCTTCAATTACCAAGGCGTTTGGGACGACCGTGGGATTTGTAAAGCTCAGAATTCTGCATGGCCCACATCAGAAGCAGAGCTTGTGCAAGCTGTTGCGAATGCAGTGAAAAACAAGCAACGAATCAAAGTTGTGAGCAAGCTGTCTCACAGTGAGCCAAAACTGGTGTGCGTGGGAAGCGAAGGCCTCATCATATCCACCCAAAACTATGCCTCTGTAATTGAAGTGAATAAGACCGCCATGACAATTAGGGTTCAGGCAGGAGCGCTGATGAGCGACGTTCTGGAGGCGGCCGCCAAGGAAGGGTTGGCTCTGAACGCCATGATTTACTGGAGCGGCGTCTCCGCCGCCGGCGTTATCTCCACCGGCGCCCATGACAGCGGCCTCGTTGGAAAAGGCAGTGGCGTTTATGAGTATGTGGTTGCAATGAGATTAGTTGTTCCTGCTTCTCCCTCCCAAGGCTATGCAAAGGTGATCAGCTTGACAGAAGCAGACGAGGAATTGAATGCTGCCAGATTGTCTCTGGGCACTCTTGGAGCGATTTCCGAACTCACATTCGCTTTGCAGCCAATGTACAAGCGCTCCATTTCGACCGTGGTGAAGGATGACACCGATCTGGAATATGAAGCCGAGAGTTTCCTGAGAGCTCATGAATTTGCAGACATAAACTGGATTCCCTCACACGGGAAGGCGGTTTATATTCCCATTGATCGACACCCAGTCAATGTTCCAGGAGATGGCCTCAACTCTATAATTGGCAGCGCCAGCAGTGTAGTCGACATCGAAAGAAAAGCGGCAGATT ATGAAGCAATCCAAGATAGGGCAGACGTTGAAGCTATATGCAGTGTACTCATAAACGAGACACTTGATCTTGCAATTAATGGTAGCGGCTTTCTCAATGATGGAAAACGCTTTACGGGGTACCCGGTAATAGGATTCAATCACCACATGCAAACGTCTGGTGGCTGCCAAGCAGGAAGATACTCTGTGGCTTGCACTCCCACATCAATTTTAGATAAAAATGAGACCGTCTGTTCCTGGGATCGACGAATATACGCTACCTTATACTTTGGTGTGGAACTAAGAGTGCCTGTATCTCGTTTGCCCCAAGTAATAAAGGATGTGAAGAGGATAAGGGATTTGAATCCTCAAAAATTGTGTGACATGTCAGGAATATTTATGCGCTCTATTAAGAAATCTGATGCGTATTTGGGACCTAAGGAGGATGTGGTGACATTAGACATgatgaattataggtcaagggcgGTCGGTACACCCAAGTGGAATGAAGATGTCTATGAAGAGATTGAACAGATGATAATTGAGAAGCATGGTGGCGTGTTACATTGGGGCAAATCAGGGGGTTACCTGTTTCAAGGACTAGCTAAGAGGGCAACTAATTTAGAAAAGTTCATGGAGgtgaagaagaaatttgattcgTCCGGACTATTTTCTAATGAATGGACAGATGGTCTGTTTGGGATCGGGGGAGGAAGTTTAGAGATTTTCAGGGATGGGTGCGCATTGGACAAAGTTTGCAAGTGTAGAGAGGACAGTCATTGTGCTCCCCAAAAAGGGTACTTCTGCAAACCGGGAAAGGTTTGGAAGAAGGCACGTGTTTGCACAAAACTCAATTAA
- the LOC131875859 gene encoding probable L-gulonolactone oxidase 4 gives MRVTVSVAMTTSIIFLVLCVSLQYFCITTLASQATCAPPPAIECKSNACDVFNYQGVWDDRGICKAQNSAWPTSEAELVQAVANAVKNKQRIKVVSKLSHSEPKLVCVGSEGLIISTQNYASVIEVNKTAMTIRVQAGALMSDVLEAAAKEGLALNAMIYWSGVSAAGVISTGAHDSGLVGKGSGVYEYVVAMRLVVPASPSQGYAKVISLTEADEELNAARLSLGTLGAISELTFALQPMYKRSISTVVKDDTDLEYEAESFLRAHEFADINWIPSHGKAVYIPIDRHPVNVPGDGLNSIIGSASSVVDIERKAADYEAIQDRADVEAICSVLINETLDLAINGSGFLNDGKRFTGYPVIGFNHHMQTSGGCQAGRYSVACTPTSILDKNETVCSWDRRIYATLYFGVELRVPVSRLPQVIKDVKRIRDLNPQKLCDMSGIFMRSIKKSDAYLGPKEDVVTLDMMNYRSRVVGTPKWNEDVYEEIEQMIIEKHGGVLHWGKSGGYLFQGLAKRATNLEKFMEVKKKFDSSGLFSNEWTDGLFGIGGGSLEIFRDGCALDKVCKCREDSHCAPQKGYFCKPGKVWKKARVCTKLN, from the exons ATGCGTGTAACTGTGTCAGTTGCGATGACCACATCCATCATTTTCCTGGTCCTGTGTGTGTCGCTGCAGTACTTTTGCATAACAACGTTGGCTTCTCAGGCAACCTGTGCGCCGCCTCCTGCAATTGAATGCAAAAGCAATGCATGCGACGTCTTCAATTACCAAGGCGTTTGGGACGACCGTGGGATTTGTAAAGCTCAGAATTCTGCATGGCCCACATCAGAAGCAGAGCTTGTGCAAGCTGTTGCGAATGCAGTGAAAAACAAGCAACGAATCAAAGTTGTGAGCAAGCTGTCTCACAGTGAGCCAAAACTGGTGTGCGTGGGAAGCGAAGGCCTCATCATATCCACCCAAAACTATGCCTCTGTAATTGAAGTGAATAAGACCGCCATGACAATTAGGGTTCAGGCAGGAGCGCTGATGAGCGACGTTCTGGAGGCGGCCGCCAAGGAAGGGTTGGCTCTGAACGCCATGATTTACTGGAGCGGCGTCTCCGCCGCCGGCGTTATCTCCACCGGCGCCCATGACAGCGGCCTCGTTGGAAAAGGCAGTGGCGTTTATGAGTATGTGGTTGCAATGAGATTAGTTGTTCCTGCTTCTCCCTCCCAAGGCTATGCAAAGGTGATCAGCTTGACAGAAGCAGACGAGGAATTGAATGCTGCCAGATTGTCTCTGGGCACTCTTGGAGCGATTTCCGAACTCACATTCGCTTTGCAGCCAATGTACAAGCGCTCCATTTCGACCGTGGTGAAGGATGACACCGATCTGGAATATGAAGCCGAGAGTTTCCTGAGAGCTCATGAATTTGCAGACATAAACTGGATTCCCTCACACGGGAAGGCGGTTTATATTCCCATTGATCGACACCCAGTCAATGTTCCAGGAGATGGCCTCAACTCTATAATTGGCAGCGCCAGCAGTGTAGTCGACATCGAAAGAAAAGCGGCAGATT ATGAAGCAATCCAAGATAGGGCAGACGTTGAAGCTATATGCAGTGTACTCATAAACGAGACACTTGATCTTGCAATTAATGGTAGCGGCTTTCTCAATGATGGAAAACGCTTTACGGGGTACCCGGTAATAGGATTCAATCACCACATGCAAACGTCTGGTGGCTGCCAAGCAGGAAGATACTCTGTGGCTTGCACTCCCACATCAATTTTAGATAAAAATGAAACCGTCTGTTCCTGGGATCGACGAATATACGCTACCTTATACTTTGGTGTGGAACTAAGAGTGCCTGTATCTCGTTTGCCCCAAGTAATAAAGGATGTGAAGAGGATAAGGGATTTGAATCCTCAAAAATTGTGTGACATGTCAGGAATATTTATGCGCTCTATTAAGAAATCTGATGCGTATTTGGGACCTAAGGAGGATGTGGTGACATTAGACATgatgaattataggtcaagggtggTCGGTACACCCAAGTGGAATGAAGATGTCTATGAAGAGATTGAACAGATGATAATTGAGAAGCATGGTGGCGTGTTACATTGGGGCAAATCAGGGGGTTACCTGTTTCAAGGACTAGCTAAGAGGGCAACTAATTTAGAAAAGTTCATGGAGgtgaagaagaaatttgattcgTCCGGACTATTTTCTAATGAATGGACAGATGGTCTGTTTGGGATCGGGGGAGGAAGTTTAGAGATTTTCAGGGATGGGTGCGCATTGGACAAAGTTTGCAAGTGTAGAGAGGACAGTCATTGTGCTCCCCAAAAAGGGTACTTCTGCAAACCGGGAAAGGTTTGGAAGAAGGCACGTGTTTGCACAAAACTCAATTAA